The following proteins are co-located in the Plasmodium vinckei vinckei genome assembly, chromosome: PVVCY_11 genome:
- a CDS encoding glycosylphosphatidylinositol anchor attachment 1 protein, putative, which yields MGLSENPRFFLLIDKIIRRSKIIGLALSIIGLIYFCVIDKINKNAELDARSFAQFPGNSTLTKKDEDFLNETNSYFESYEYKEGEHVIDIVHDYIKRTSSLVDTEKYEIKINDKVKDNILISNVGCKFCNNIENLIVVINFDYKERKYFHSLVVGLTLINHFLNANYMSKDIIFLFTNKELLYSLGVQKFIEHYYYGNTENRKVLTRSSIIIEFESIYPSHIEINYESLNGMLPNQDLILLLRNELNHYSIPIKTDPVYHSILNIALEKKYEKGHIYFLRESIPSFTITGGSKVPLKRKMINLFNFTKSLQSFLRSQSNTHEGFCHSTNFYFFNTIKKYIPISLYVFCAYLICSYCILKLIKGTIFRNYVNFIVGIYMYIITILTISMPIYLFSTNEKIYDLIKSEKRLPICTEWHPDNFNKYIEISNYWLRIFIISLFVAFILNYFISLVIYKYVKIWDYEKDRKIQKIIILDKIKYLNNLLYNSSDVNYIKKFVNRYKTDIEYINKENKLIKPKVIHSDDEDFVDAKKKKRVIEIIHEINDMEKDLYLLGDEKFKYILKNTIAPYNYIMNHANIFYFLFVVIVSSMYNWAYSILFCIILITPVSMLHNIKVKKHKMTSKFIILFFILGALMYLYPFGGFILDMRNKIMSMLMNFSAKSLKYMNSSGLSKKMYFPEFLEFIWSNKIFDTLYLNKYYLDNKDIKFNYNSEISNSVLLNLYSIARNHYCIGSQLYPLLCFTFFPILFYITFIFFVQ from the exons atgGGTTTATCAGAAAACCCTAggttttttttactaataGATAAAATCATTAGGCGAAGCAAAATTATTGG ATTAGCCTTATCAATTATAggtttaatttatttttgtgtaATCGATAAGATTAATAAAAACGCTGAGCTAGATGCCCGTTCATTTGCGCAATTTCCTGGGAATTCTACACTTACTAAAAAGGATGaagattttttaaatgaaacgAATTCTTACTTTGAGAGCtatgaatataaagaaGGAGAACATGTAATAGATATAGTGCatgattatattaaaaggaCGTCTAGTTTGGTTGATAcagaaaaatatgaaattaaaataaatgataaagttaaagataatatattaataagtaATGTCGGATGcaaattttgtaataatatagaaaatttaatagttgtaataaattttgattataaagaaaggaaatattttcattcatTAGTAGTTGGTTTAACGCTgataaatcattttttaaatgctAATTATATGAGTaaagatataatatttttgtttactaataaagaattattatattctttgGGTGTTCAAAAGTTTATCgaacattattattatggtAATACAGAAAATAGAAAAGTTCTTACGAGATCATCGATAATAATAGAATTTGAATCTATATATCCATCCCATATTGAAATTAATTATGAAAGTTTAAATGGGATGTTGCCAAATCAAgacttaattttattattaagaaATGAACTAAATCATTATAGCATCCCTATAAAAACAGACCCTGTGTACCATtctattttgaatattgctttggaaaaaaaatatgaaaagggacacatttattttttaag AGAGAGCATTCCATCATTTACTATAACCGGGGGAAGCAAGGTTCCattgaaaagaaaaatgataaatttatttaattttacaaaatcaTTACAAAGTTTTTTAAGAAGCCAAAGTAATACACATGAAGGTTTTTGCCATTCAaccaatttttatttctttaatactattaaaaaatatattcctaTAAGTTTATATGTCTTTTGTGCTTATTTAATATGCAGTTAttgtattttaaaattaataaaaggGACAATTTTTCGaaattatgtaaattttatagttgggatatatatgtatataattactATATTAACCATATCTATGCCAatctatttattttcaaccaatgaaaaaatatatgatttaataaaatcgGAAAAGAGACTCCCAATATGTACAGAGTGGCACCctgataattttaataagtaTATTGAAATATCTAATTATTGGTTacgtatttttattatatcattatttgtagcgtttattttaaattattttatctctttggttatttataaatatgttaaaatatgggattatgaaaaagatagaaagatacaaaaaattataattttagacaaaataaaatatcttaataatttgttatataatagtagcgatgttaattatattaaaaaatttgtgAATAGATACAAAACAGATAtagaatatattaacaaggaaaacaaattaattaaGCCTAAAGTAATACATAGTGACGATGAAGACTTTGTGGatgctaaaaaaaaaaaaagagttatagaaataatacatgaaataaatgatatggAAAAAGACCTCTATTTACTTGGTGAcgaaaaatttaaatatattttaaaaaatactatAGCACCTTATAACTATATAATGAACCACgccaatattttttatttccttttcgTCGTTATAGTTTCATCG atGTATAATTGGGCTTATTCGATACTGTTTTGTATTATACTTATAACTCCGGTGTCAATGttacataatataaaagtgaagaaacataaaatgacttccaaatttataattttattttttattcttggAGCattaatgtatttatatccATTTGGAGGATTTATTCTG GATAtgagaaataaaataatgagcATGCTAATGAATTTTTCTGCAAAGAGCTTGAAATACATGAATTCATCGGggttatcaaaaaaaatgtatttccCCGAATTTTTGGAATTTATTTggtcaaataaaatatttgatacgctatatttaaataagtaTTATTTAGATAATAAAGACATAAagtttaattataatagtGAGATTAGTAATAgtgtattattaaatttatatagtaTAGCTCGAAATCATTATTGTATAGGCTCTCAATTGTACCCTCTCTTAtgttttacattttttccaATATTGTTCTATataacatttatattttttgttcaataa